The proteins below are encoded in one region of Deltaproteobacteria bacterium:
- a CDS encoding FecR domain-containing protein: protein MRRRILVFVGAAAVLLTVGLVLIRYVGDPARETPSLPPRDLGAPPRGDLRASDGPAAAPPRVRLEGITGSVEVRLGAEEWHAVRSGSVLDRQGSLRTGPKGGAVLRVGEKGRLVIGPSSELSVQELSEVLHHFTLDRGHLKVDYAKEGWRVLRVESGKRKVVAQSREARFSVLVTDETVAVATETGVVDLKSAGRSVRVPAGQQSVVQGEQAPSEPLPIPKEVLLKVAGASGVPLPMKQLSATVRGHAAPGSRVEVGGQWTTVRPDGSFEQRVALRPGVNRVQVVTEDPSGRRRTEEVAYYVARRSAAAPQGKVGYERVSLGDGITRIVYSDGSASYEFRGGGVRGKTVYLGVFPTLEEARAARARFLKESAGP from the coding sequence ATGCGGCGGCGGATCCTGGTCTTCGTGGGTGCGGCGGCGGTCCTTCTGACCGTGGGGCTCGTGCTCATCCGTTACGTGGGAGACCCCGCGCGGGAGACGCCGTCGTTGCCGCCGCGCGACCTCGGTGCGCCTCCGCGCGGTGACCTGCGCGCGAGCGACGGCCCGGCTGCCGCGCCACCTCGCGTGCGCCTCGAGGGGATCACCGGGAGCGTGGAGGTCCGCCTCGGGGCCGAGGAGTGGCACGCCGTCCGGAGCGGGAGCGTGCTCGACCGGCAGGGGAGCTTGCGCACGGGCCCGAAGGGGGGCGCGGTGCTCCGCGTCGGCGAAAAGGGGAGGCTCGTCATCGGGCCCTCCTCCGAGCTCTCGGTGCAGGAGCTGAGCGAGGTCTTGCACCACTTCACCCTGGACCGCGGACACCTGAAGGTGGACTACGCCAAGGAAGGCTGGCGCGTGCTGCGCGTGGAGAGCGGCAAGCGCAAGGTCGTGGCGCAGAGCCGGGAGGCGCGCTTCTCGGTCCTCGTCACCGACGAGACGGTGGCGGTGGCGACCGAAACCGGCGTCGTGGACCTGAAGTCAGCCGGGCGCTCGGTACGCGTCCCGGCGGGCCAGCAATCCGTGGTGCAGGGAGAGCAGGCGCCGAGCGAGCCGCTCCCCATCCCCAAAGAGGTGCTGCTCAAGGTGGCCGGGGCCTCGGGCGTGCCGCTCCCCATGAAGCAGCTCTCCGCCACGGTGCGCGGGCACGCGGCTCCCGGCAGCCGCGTGGAGGTGGGCGGTCAGTGGACCACCGTTCGTCCCGACGGGAGCTTCGAGCAGCGGGTGGCGCTTCGGCCCGGAGTCAATCGCGTGCAGGTCGTGACCGAGGACCCGTCGGGGCGCCGGCGGACCGAGGAGGTGGCCTACTACGTCGCGCGCCGCAGCGCCGCCGCGCCGCAGGGCAAGGTGGGCTACGAGCGCGTCTCTCTCGGGGACGGCATCACGCGCATCGTCTACAGCGACGGGAGCGCGTCGTACGAGTTTCGCGGCGGCGGCGTGCGGGGCAAGACGGTCTATCTGGGCGTCTTTCCGACCCTCGAGGAGGCGCGGGCGGCGCGGGCCCGCTTCCTGAAGGAGTCGGCAGGGCCGTGA